The following are encoded together in the Coregonus clupeaformis isolate EN_2021a unplaced genomic scaffold, ASM2061545v1 scaf0140, whole genome shotgun sequence genome:
- the LOC121549493 gene encoding eukaryotic translation elongation factor 1 epsilon-1-like, giving the protein MMALRELSSLEKALGLKKPNKYSTQGDKKVPVLHSSNGPALVGLVTISTHLVREAKLPKLLGGSAEHKALVQQWMEYRLTKVDGCHKEDIKTILKDLNSYLEDKVYLAGNQFTLADTLMYYGIHHIIVGLAVQEKEKHMNVTRWFDHIQHYPSVRHHLPPVVVLRNRVYTSGYH; this is encoded by the exons ATGATGGCGTTGAGAGAGCTATCATCGCTGGAAAAAGCTTTAGGATTGAAAAAGCCTAACAAATACAGTACTCAGGGGGACAAGAAG GTACCCGTGCTCCATAGTAGTAATGGCCCAGCTCTGGTCGGCTTGGTGACCATCTCCACTCACCTGGTCCGCGAGGCCAAACTGCCCAAGTTGCTGGGTGGGTCAGCTGAACACAAGGCTTTAGTGCAGCAGTGGATGGAGTACAGGCTCACCAAAGTGGACGGATGCCACAAAGAAGACATCAAGACCATACTGAAG GACCTCAACAGCTATCTAGAAGACAAGGTTTACCTGGCAGGGAATCAGTTCACCCTCGCCGACACACTCATGTACTACGGAATCCATCACATTATC gtGGGCCTGGCCGTCCAGGAGAAGGAGAAGCACATGAACGTGACGCGGTGGTTTGACCACATCCAGCACTACCCCAGCGTCCGGCACCACCTACCCCCAGTGGTGGTCCTGAGGAACAGAGTGTATACCAGCGGCTACCACTGA